One stretch of Glycine soja cultivar W05 chromosome 7, ASM419377v2, whole genome shotgun sequence DNA includes these proteins:
- the LOC114419798 gene encoding probable inorganic phosphate transporter 1-9: MARLKVLSTLDTSRTQYYHFKAIIIAGMGLFTDAYDLFSITLIIKIIGRVYYDHREGEHRYETPPEVVSALVAVALLGTAVGQLVFGRLGDLKGRRRVYGFSLLLMVFSSLASGFSICRRKTCVLLTLGFFRFFLGLGIGGDYPLSSTIMSEFANKKTRGSFIAAVFSMQGFGILASSTVTMAVCSIFRAASKNSEADLAWRLILMLGSVPAAMTYYWRMMMPETARYTALVEQNVMQAAKDMEKVLDVTLSQIAEEHPLPPTPHPYPLLSREFLRRHGRDLFACSSTWFLVDIVFYSQVLFQSEIYKRYLDKKEEVDVYQETFHVAWIQAVIAVCSTIPGYFFSVYFIDKWGRVKIQMMGFFFMALAFFAIGIPYYSFWTTEDHNMNKGFMVLYGLAFFFANFGPNTTTFIVPAELFPARFRSTCHGISGAVGKVGAIIGSVGFLWASHKKKENGYPKGIGMEVTLIILGVVCLLGMLVTYLFTRETMGRSLEENEVESVNHEVEEHDNL, encoded by the exons ATGGCGAGGTTGAAGGTGTTGTCAACCCTAGACACATCAAGGACACAATACTACCACTTCAAAGCCATCATCATTGCAGGGATGGGGCTCTTCACCGATGCCTACGACCTCTTCTCAATCACTCTCATCATCAAGATAATTGGAAGGGTATATTACGACCACCGCGAAGGCGAACACCGGTACGAGACCCCGCCGGAGGTCGTCTCCGCCTTGGTTGCCGTCGCGCTGCTGGGCACCGCCGTCGGCCAGCTGGTATTCGGCCGGCTTGGAGACCTCAAGGGGCGGCGGCGCGTGTACGGATTCTCCCTTTTGTTGATGGTCTTCAGCTCCTTGGCTTCTGGCTTCTCCATTTGTAGAAGAAAAACCTGCGTTCTCCTCACTCTTGGCTTCTTCAG GTTTTTCTTGGGGCTGGGGATTGGAGGAGACTACCCTCTGTCTTCTACCATAATGTCGGAGTTTGCGAACAAGAAGACAAGAGGGTCGTTCATAGCGGCGGTTTTTTCGATGCAAGGCTTCGGCATATTGGCCAGCTCCACCGTGACGATGGCGGTGTGCTCCATATTCCGTGCAGCGTCCAAGAACTCCGAGGCTGACTTGGCATGGAGGTTGATTCTCATGCTCGGTTCAGTTCCGGCAGCCATGACTTACTACTGGCGCATGATGATGCCCGAAACCGCCAG GTACACAGCATTAGTGGAGCAAAATGTGATGCAAGCAGCAAAGGACATGGAGAAAGTCCTTGATGTAACACTGAGCCAGATTGCTGAAGAACATCCATTGCCACCAACCCCACATCCATACCCTCTCCTTTCAAGGGAATTCTTGCGTAGGCACGGTCGTGACCTATTTGCATGTTCTTCCACATGGTTCCTTGTGGACATTGTGTTCTACAGCCAAGTTTTGTTCCAAAGTGAAATATACAAACGCTACCTAGACAAAAAGGAGGAAGTGGATGTGTATCAAGAGACTTTCCATGTTGCATGGATCCAAGCCGTTATTGCTGTGTGTTCCACAATCCCTGGCTACTTCTTCTCAGTGTACTTCATTGACAAATGGGGAAGGGTCAAAATCCAAATGATGGGTTTTTTCTTCATGGCATTGGCCTTTTTCGCCATTGGGATTCCCTATTACTCTTTTTGGACCACCGAGGACCATAATATGAATAAAGGGTTCATGGTGTTGTATGGGCTTGCTTTTTTCTTTGCCAATTTTGGGCCCAACACTACTACCTTCATAGTCCCAGCTGAGCTTTTTCCAGCTAGGTTTAGGTCAACGTGTCATGGAATTTCTGGGGCCGTTGGCAAGGTTGGGGCAATTATTGGGTCTGTGGGGTTTCTTTGGGCTTCAcataaaaagaaggaaaatggaTACCCTAAGGGAATTGGGATGGAAGTGACCCTTATCATACTTGGAGTGGTGTGCTTATTGGGAATGTTGGTCACCTACCTTTTCACTAGGGAAACCATGGGAAGGTCTTTGGAAGAGAATGAGGTTGAGAGTGTGAATCATGAAGTTGAAGAGCATGATAATCTTTGA
- the LOC114419799 gene encoding exocyst complex component EXO84C-like — MESSEEEEDFPSIESIIPQSKVDSLYQSQTEKGIRKLCCELLDLKDAVENLCGNMHSKFLAFLRISEEAVEVKHELIELQKHISAQGILVQDLMTGVCRELDEWNQSSNDVSEIQQEPELPELLEPLPNERNDKKILFLETIDVLLAEHKFEETLEALDAEEKNSAELKGSGNNSSDDVSSYKSALLERKAMLEDQLVGIAEQPSVSFPELKTALNGLTKLGKGPLAHQLMLKFYQSHLQKRIEALLPSSSLCPETFPSTLSKIVFSVISLTIKESALIFGDNPVYTNRIVQWAEWEIEYFVRVVKENAPSSETVSALRAASIGIQASLNYCSILESQGLKLSKLLLVLLRPSIEEVLESNFRRARRVVLDMAESAECCPLSPQFASSLSAIASSSNSMLVESGMRFMHIVEEILEQLTPMASLHFGGNVLNRILQLFDKYMDALIRALPGPSDDDNLPELKEVVLFRAETDSEQLAILGIAFTILDELLPNAVLSRWMLQSESKAKEPNSGVTENVSFNTNASVELKEWRKHLQHSFDKLRDHFCRQYIVTFIYSREGKTRLNAHIYLSDNRDDLYWDSGPLPSLPFQALFAKLQQLATVAGDVLLGKEKIQKMLLARLTETVVMWLSDEQEFWGVLEDKSAPLKPLGLQQLILDMHFTVEIARFAGYPSRHIHQIASAITARAIRTFSARGIDPQSALPEDEWFVETAKSAINKLLLGVSGSEASDTDEDHIIDHHDEVVSDSDTVSSLSSMESTESFASASMAELDSPSNLSDPDN, encoded by the exons ATGGAGAGTagcgaggaagaagaagatttccCTTCCATTGAGAGCATCATTCCCCAATCCAAGGTTGACTCTCTCTATCAGTCTCAGACCGAAAAG gggaTTAGGAAGCTTTGCTGCGAGCTCCTAGATTTGAAAGATGCTGTGGAGAACTTGTGCGGCAATATGCACTCCAAGTTCTTGGCTTTCTTGAG GATATCTGAAGAGGCCGTGGAAGTAAAGCATGAATTGATTGAGCTGCAAAAGCATATCTCAGCACAAGGTATTCTTGTTCAGGATTTAATGACTGGTGTCTGCCGTGAATTGGATGAGTGGAATCAGTCAAGCAATGATGTTTCTGAAATTCAGCAAGAACCTGAACTACCTGAACTCCTTGAGCCCTTACCAAATGAGagaaatgacaagaaaatattattcttgGAAACCATTGATGTACTTTTGGCTGAGCATAAGTTTGAAGAAACATTAGAAGCATTAGATGCTGAAGAAAAGAATTCTGCAGAGTTGAAAGGCTCAGGGAATAACTCTTCAGATGATGTTTCCTCGTACAAGTCTGCCTTGTTGGAAAGAAAGGCAATGCTTGAAGACCAGCTGGTTGGAATTGCTGAACAACCTTCTGTTAGTTTCCCTGAGCTGAAAACAGCCTTAAATGGTTTAACAAAACTTGGAAAAGGTCCTCTAGCACATCAACTAATGCTGAAGTTTTATCAGTCTCACCTCCAAAAGAGAATTGAGGCTTTGCTTCCCTCAAGTTCTCTCTGTCCTGAAACATTTCCTTCTACATTATCTAAGATTGTGTTTTCTGTAATTTCACTGACAATAAAGGAATCTGCTTTGATTTTTGGAGATAATCCTGTTTATACCAACAGAATTGTTCAGTGGGCAGAATGGGAAATTGAATATTTTGTACGAGTGGTGAAAGAGAATGCACCCTCATCTGAGACTGTTTCTGCCTTACGTGCTGCTAGCATCGGCATTCAGGCTAGTCTGAACTACTGCTCAATCTTGGAATCGCAAGGATTGAAATTATCTAAATTACTGTTGGTGCTTCTGCGTCCTTCTATTGAAGAAGTTTTAGAATCAAATTTTAGACGTGCTAGAAGAGTAGTACTTGACATGGCAGAATCTGCTGAATGTTGCCCATTGTCACCACAGTTTGCATCTTCACTTTCTGCAATTGCAAGTTCATCTAATAGCATGCTTGTTGAGAGTGGAATGCGATTTATGCACATAGTTGAA GAGATATTGGAACAGCTAACGCCAATGGCTAGTTTGCATTTTGGAGGAAATGTACTGAATAGAATCTTACAACTATTTGATAAATACATGGATGCTCTTATCAGAGCACTACCAGGTCCTTCTGATGATGACAATCTTCCAGAACTGAAAGAGGTCGTGCTTTTCAGAGCTGAGACTGACTCAGAACAACTTGCAATATTGGGAATAGCATTTACAATATTGGATGAACTGTTACCAAATGCTGTGTTATCAAGGTGGATGCTGCAAAGTGAAAGCAAGGCCAAGGAACCAAATAGTGGAGTGACAGAGAATGTATCATTCAATACAAATGCTAGTGTAGAATTGAAGGAGTGGAGGAAACATCTTCAGCATTCTTTTGACAAACTTCGGGATCACTTCTGTCGGCAATACATTGTTACTTTCATCTATTCAAGAGAGGGAAAAACACGGTTGAATGCACATATTTACTTGAGTGATAACAGAGATGATCTTTACTGGGATTCTGGCCCACTGCCTTCGCTTCCATTTCAG GCATTATTTGCAAAGCTGCAGCAATTAGCAACTGTGGCTGGAGATGTATTACTTGGGAAAGAGAAAATACAGAAAATGTTGCTAGCTAGGTTAACAGAGACTGTTGTCATGTGGTTGTCTGATGAACAAGAGTTCTGGGGTGTATTAGAGGATAAATCAGCTCCTCTGAAGCCACTTGGTTTGCAGcag TTAATTCTTGATATGCACTTCACTGTTGAAATTGCGCGCTTTGCGGGGTATCCGTCTCGACACATCCATCAGATAGCATCAGCTATCACTGCACGTGCCATCCGGACCTTCTCTGCTAGGGGCATAGATCCACAAAG TGCACTTCCTGAGGATGAATGGTTTGTGGAAACTGCAAAGTCAGCAATAAACAAGCTCTTGCTTGGGGTATCAGGGTCTGAGGCATCCGACACCGATGAAGATCACATCATTGATCATCATGATGAAGTTGTCTCAGACTCTGATACTGTTTCATCCCTGTCTTCTATGGAATCAACCGAGTCTTTTGCTTCCGCTAGCATGGCCGAACTTGATAGCCCCTCTAACTTGTCTGACCcagataattga